TAAGAAGAATATATGGCGCAGAACTGTAAATCACCACAAATCCACGTCAGAAAAAATGATAAATGAATAAATAAATATAATTTAAATATAACTCAAACATAATTTAAATATAACTCAAACATAATTTAAATATAACTCAAACATAATTTAAATATAACTCAAACATAATTTAAATATAACTCAAACATAATTTAAATATAACTCAAACATAATTTAAATATAACTCAAACATAATTTAAATATAACTCAAACATAATTTAAATATAACTCAAACATAATTTAAATATAATTTAATTATAATTATCTCTCAACTGAAGCAAGTGTAATCTCAAAAGTCAGATTTTTGCCTGCAAGCTTATGATTTGCATCAAGAATTATTTCATCCTCTGTAATATCGGCAATTGTTACAGGGTACTGCCTGCCGGAATTATCAGAGATATAAAACTGCTGCCCTACCTCAGGCTCCTCGCCTTCAGGGAAAGTTGATCGGTCTGCCGGAAAGAGAAGAGCTTCATCATACTCACCATATGCCACGTCGGGAGTGAGTGTTACTGTTTTAACTTCCCCGGCTTTCATGCCAGAGACTGCATCATCAAAACCCTTAATCATCCGGCCGGAGCCAAGGATGAAGACAAGAGGGTTTCCTTCCTTTGACTGGTCAAATATCTCCCCGTCATCAAGTGTCCCTTTATAATAAACAGACACCTTATCCCCTGCCTGTGCTGTCACCTGTGAATTCTTATCATCCGGACCAACTCCCTGTGAATTAACCCTCTGATCAGCACCTGTGCATCCGGATGCCAGCACACATGCAAAAACCAGCAGAAGAGCCGGAAGCAGATATAACATAAATTTTCTCTCGGTCATAATTATCCTGATATTAATATCAACCCAGAGACCTGATTAATCAAACGGTTTGTCAATTAACCACGCCCTGCTAACGCGGAGATGGTGTCTGATTAAAATATGAATAAAAAAACAGTGCCATAAAAAAGGGGGCCATAAAATGAATGAAAACTGAACAGCAGGCAATCCTCAGCCTGGAGAAATGCTGCAACAGAATAGATATACCGGAGGATTCAGGCATCAAATCCTGCATATGGATTTAACTGAATATCATTAGAAAGCCCGCGAAATGAAACTGCTGCAAGTGCCCCGATAATACCCCTGCCGCCATACAGGGATATACTGTTATCCTTCGCAACATTCCGGGCATAAACCTCATCCAGAATTTCTCTTCTTGAGAGCCGGCCAAAATCCCTCAGTTCATCGCTGATCTCAAAGCCGCATTTGAAAGCAATACCCCAGTCCTCAGAGAGGGACTCCTCCTCAACAAAACGGAGAGCAAGCTCACGTACGTGGGAAAAGACAACCGGATCGACCGCAAGCTCAATATAACTGCATGAATTCCCGGTAGTGCAGATCGAAGGATCAGGTTTAAGCATGACCACCCGGTGAAC
The sequence above is a segment of the Methanoplanus limicola DSM 2279 genome. Coding sequences within it:
- a CDS encoding FKBP-type peptidyl-prolyl cis-trans isomerase, with the protein product MTERKFMLYLLPALLLVFACVLASGCTGADQRVNSQGVGPDDKNSQVTAQAGDKVSVYYKGTLDDGEIFDQSKEGNPLVFILGSGRMIKGFDDAVSGMKAGEVKTVTLTPDVAYGEYDEALLFPADRSTFPEGEEPEVGQQFYISDNSGRQYPVTIADITEDEIILDANHKLAGKNLTFEITLASVER